AATTAGCTGCATTCGTTTATTAGTTTTTTAGTGCTATATTTGAAGTGATTTTTTGTCATTCTATATTGAACGGACAATCGAGGAGATAAGTTTTTCGGCAGCTACAATTATAATCGGacgtaatataaatcattttttatttgttgaagacaatgaaattattaacaatttttatgatgaaaaaacgatatatatatatatatatatatatatatatatatatatacacacaaatcaATCGAACTTTCTCGgtatttttttacaacatcactgataatttttttaaattgattaagttCACTCTGCAAATATTCACTTGAACATCGATTCGTgcagtaaataaataaaaataagtgtaATCATATTCAATATATGCAGAAAATTTTGGaatcattttcaatatattggagtgttgttaaaatatttattaatttattttattaaaaataataatgtagtTAATAagacatataataataactatattGATCTTTCTTTAGTTACATCGTGATACTTGTCCTTTTAATTTCACTGTCTTAGACGGTTATGTCTAGATCTTCAGTTATGGTTAGATGGTTATGAATTATTCAACATAACGATATAGATCAACGAAGTGGATAGTGTTATCGATTTAATGAGTTTCTAAATATCATACTCGAGAAACTCCTACGCATTATCATAATATTCTTCGAGGACATCTCATCGGAGATATCCTTCATTCGTGTttcaacaaataaaagaagaaaacaaacaagacGGATAAAAACGTTGATCTTTTCAAattagtttatatattatccaaaaaaaaaCGTTGACGATTAGAGACACAGTTGCTATGAGAAACTTAATTGGgagacttaaaaaaaaagaaaaagttcgaaGTACCTCTAAAATTTACGAAATTCCATCGAAAAGTATGAACGACATTTTATGGCCAATTTATATTCTAAGCAATATCTTTGGATTACGTGTTTTCGTATTTCCCCGAGGACATTCAAGGCCAATACTGAGTTTTCTTTATTCTACGTCACTTTGTTGTTTGTATTTTGTCGGTtggttttattataaaaaacgtaaaaacgACGTTAAACTATACAAATTAGACCGAACTATATCTTATGTTATacttattgttaattttacgATGATATTTGTGATACTTATGATGGGATTATATCAGAGCAAGGTGAGTACAAAaacattttatgatatattaatattaaggATTTCActctataatatttaatcaataattttcatgAACCGAACGATACATAGACAAtgaaattatgtataaaaCGGATAAACGAGGTCGACAAAACGCTTCAAGCGTTAGGTTCATCGACATCATTCGACTGCATTTACAAAAGAACTATTATAGATATAGTGATcgtcattatttatttgtttcttctcgtaataatgatgatgtaTAGTATGATTTTAACAGATCAACTGGATTATAAATGGTCCATTATACATAACTTGtccttacatatatatagttacatgGTCGAATTTTTACTAGTAATCGAATTCCTTACCGTTGTAAGGTAtgtaatgattttaattaccaatttattagtattataaatGAGAAATTCATGAAATACGTAGATGCATCAAATCGGAATTTCAACGGGCGAACGAACTCCTTAGTGACGACAACATTCTACCAATTTCTTCCATTACGTTGCAATTAATTGAACACAAAGGAATTGAGGGTTCATTTTCTACAGAACGAAGTCTTCTTGtcgattcgaaaaaattatttatcgtggCTCCTTCATTACGCCAAACGCAATCACGTTTGCAAATTGCGAGGcacaaaataaatagaattaaaaaattgttacgaACAATCAGGTGAGTCCAACgaataaagtattatttacaatatacgtGAAAATTTGATATTCTCAGGCAGATTCATCTGGAATTATATAGAGTATCGAGAAGCGTTAGTCATATGTACGGCATACCGATATCTCTAGAAATTGCAATGTGTATTTtgctaaatatatatgtgttatattacttttatgtgttctatgagaaagaaagatataatattgaaaaagtgACTGCTCAATTCATTATAACGATTTTGTATTGTTTACAATATTCGATGAAGATTTTTGCCGTTAATTACATCTGTGACAAAACAACGAAAAAGGTATGGGAGAGCAGTGATTCTCCATTCAATTTTACATGACCCTTTCATGATTTTTCTAGGCTCAACACACCAGCGAAATTATTTACACATTTTATGGTAATAATACGGacatcgagataaaaaaagaggttAATATATCTAAGAAATATTGTTAAGTCTATATGAGTTAATATTGTCTTTTTTATAGGTagagatattttctttacaaatgATGCAAGTTACTATTACGTATTCCGCATTCGGATTATATAATCTTAATTGCAAACACATTTGCTCAGTTGGTACAATTATTTGGATATAATTACGCTATAAATATGGAAAGAATAATGAAacatctaatatttttttattcttcagtGCATCGGCATTATAACGACATACATGgttataataatacaagtaACCGATTCAATAAAAAGCGGATCATAAATCTTAGCGGTGGTCCTTTGTTTTGTCAATTTTACAAACTATGCGagtgttattataaaaaattacgtgTTACTTCATGtatctaataaaattctacagagaaataaatgtaataattcatTAGCTTCTTTAATAGTGATAACagtaaaaatcaatatagtttcgcttaataaataatttcttattaattttgtctTCATGGGAAGAtaatgcatatgtatgtgGATGAATGATATCCATCAAAAGACaaggacaaagaaaatatttaagttGATGAAAAAGATAGGGTGAGTAGGATATTCATAGTTTTTATTGCAAGTCATAGTGATATCTATTGTGAAAACACTTAAGTATAATAAGGATAAAAATTGCTGATAGGAATTAGTTTCGCTGAAAAACTCCAGCGAGAAGTAGTTTGAAAATAAGAAcggaaatttttaaatttaatttggaGAAGATCagtgtaaatattaaaaaagagaattaaggAAACTTTTAAAATGTTTCGATCGAAGAAGTTTCAACGTTCCCTCATGCCCTTGATTATCGTTAATTCAATCGTTTGCACTGGTCTATTAGAATACTTTGTTCAACGGACCATTCATATGATTGGTTTCGCTTATGtcatttcttgttttgttctttacaatatcttattttttacatttaagaATATGTTTGATAATTTCACTCAAAGTCAAGGAACGGAATTGTTAAAGACAATTagcaaatttcaattttttattaatgactTTATCTATCTGATAGCAATTTTTAATGGTTTTACGAGAAGAAAggtaaaaattttcgattactTAATAGTAATTTCTTTACTAATAAAATTactgtattattaaaattgattgattgaCTTTTACAGCGAATAAAATTGTTCATAGAACGAATGGAAATCTGTATACGAGGAATGAATGCACTGAAAGTTCCGgaaaattattcttcattttttcggTATCAATGTATTGCAgatgtatttttaatctttctagTATCAGGTTTGTATGTAGGTGAAACTCTCTGGCTGTCTGACACAAAATTATTGTCAAAAATAGACAATAGTGTGATAATAATGGTTTACTGCATAAATTTCAATCCTGTCATCATAATGATAATTACCGATTTTACTTTTGTGTTTTGGATCAGGTAAGTCAGTCAATTTATCATACAACGAGTCAAAATTTGCTAAACAATAACGTATGATttcaatatagatatataaagatcAAATTTGTTCAATTGAATGCTGTACTCCAAAGCATGCTGATAACGACTATCGATTCTCCACAACATAAAAGAGTGTTCAGAATGAAGAATAATTGGGAAGATGATTCTTCGTTATCTACTCATTATGGGACGTATAAAGCGTATGAAAACCTtgcgaaattaaaaagaatcaagtaaattatttataatttgtccgatactttttattatcct
This is a stretch of genomic DNA from Vespula vulgaris chromosome 2, iyVesVulg1.1, whole genome shotgun sequence. It encodes these proteins:
- the LOC127061970 gene encoding gustatory receptor for sugar taste 43a-like: MVEFLLVIEFLTVVRCIKSEFQRANELLSDDNILPISSITLQLIEHKGIEGSFSTERSLLVDSKKLFIVAPSLRQTQSRLQIARHKINRIKKLLRTIRQIHLELYRVSRSVSHMYGIPISLEIAMLSGLYVGETLWLSDTKLLSKIDNSVIIMVYCINFNPVIIMIITDFTFVFWIRYIKIKFVQLNAVLQSMLITTIDSPQHKRVFRMKNNWEDDSSLSTHYGTYKAYENLAKLKRIKQIHLELMKCASIANEAYGLQIFISILTSVLFITTALYNAFVTLTTNNYYNCMIQFYTHSYWIFYCFFKVFAITNICQTTITEIREFMYQLIQNRLKFTACGFYDLDHTLIYNAIGTIITYLVILLQVGDKPKAFFNNAIHNSTSTI